One part of the Rutidosis leptorrhynchoides isolate AG116_Rl617_1_P2 chromosome 1, CSIRO_AGI_Rlap_v1, whole genome shotgun sequence genome encodes these proteins:
- the LOC139865917 gene encoding histone H2A-like has protein sequence MDAGGKFKKGVAGRKAGGPKKKPVTRSVKAGLQFPVGRIGRYLKVGRYAKRVGTGAPVYLAAVLEYLAAEVLELAGNAARDNKKNRIIPRHVLLAVRNDDELGKLLSGVTIAHGGVLPNINPVLLPKKAHEKAAKEPTKSPLKSAKSPKKA, from the exons ATGGACGCCGGTGGAAAGTTTAAAAAAGGTGTTGCCGGAAGGAAAGCAGGCGGTCCAAAAAAGAAACCTGTCACTCGTTCCGTCAAAGCCGGCCTTCAATTTCCGGTTGGTAGAATCGGCCGGTATCTTAAGGTCGGTCGGTACGCTAAGCGCGTAGGTACAGGAGCTCCGGTTTACCTCGCTGCCGTTCTCGAATACCTTGCTGCTGAG GTTTTAGAGTTGGCTGGTAATGCTGCTAGAGACAACAAGAAGAATAGGATCATACCAAGGCATGTATTGTTGGCTGTGAgaaatgatgatgagcttggaaaGCTTTTATCTGGTGTGACGATTGCGCATGGTGGTGTTCTTCCTAATATTAATCCCGTTCTTTTGCCAAAGAAAGCTCATGAAAAAGCTGCGAAGGAGCCTACTAAATCTCCATTGAAATCGGCTAAATCACCAAAGAAAGCTTAG